In a single window of the Biomphalaria glabrata chromosome 13, xgBioGlab47.1, whole genome shotgun sequence genome:
- the LOC106050789 gene encoding alpha-1A adrenergic receptor-like → MNKTGTWRMCYDVESSVQNKISCGIDLYLPPFLFINGVVCNILVIVVMRSKNFRSNSTSFYIVVNALIDTASILVNLPSHYIFVNFHLVLQKVVTANSICSFFNVFGWGTSDLGILFTVAMTTDRAIAVRCPLHANKLCTTRRATCAVLGLSAFELIKLWHMFPESIIKSNSTSRFCDIRRNNGEVTFYVENVFPWIHIVILLASYVIAIAANVIILRSIRTSKNFSVRAGSKGANKHARSSSKNHQLSLMLVLDSMALVICTLPFAIVSVLMSQFNLLPDSQEGKNLAFASSFYLLYLNRCLNLPLYCVSGQRFRKALKSIICNYPSIGDLRCATKNRRLSKIDQSVSGHDQPSSQKSGSKDKDEICYDNSHIVKTVDQRCLTQSVVSAPVRDNPDSSISTSGQPNTSTEHQNLICYSLKDNSIIREAEKVKLSTIKLPTF, encoded by the coding sequence ATGAATAAAACGGGGACTTGGCGTATGTGTTATGACGTGGAGTCCAGCGTACAGAACAAGATCTCCTGCGGAATCGATCTCTACCTTCCACCTTTCCTGTTCATTAACGGAGTCGTCTGTAACATTCTGGTGATCGTAGTCATGCGCAGTAAAAACTTCCGGTCAAACTCCACTTCCTTTTACATTGTGGTCAACGCATTGATTGACACCGCCAGCATTCTTGTCAATCTGCCCTCCCACTACATCTTTGTCAACTTTCATTTGGTTCTCCAGAAAGTAGTCACGGCAAACTCCATTTGCTCTTTTTTCAACGTATTCGGATGGGGGACTAGCGACCTCGGGATTCTGTTCACCGTGGCCATGACGACAGACAGAGCCATCGCCGTCAGGTGTCCCCTACACGCCAACAAGCTGTGCACCACCAGAAGAGCCACGTGCGCTGTCCTGGGCCTCTCTGCCTTCGAGCTCATCAAACTCTGGCACATGTTTCCGGAGTCGATCATCAAAAGCAATTCCACGAGCCGTTTCTGCGACATCAGGCGAAACAACGGGGAAGTCACTTTTTACGTGGAGAACGTATTCCCTTGGATTCATATTGTGATTTTACTTGCGAGCTACGTCATCGCTATTGCCGCCAACGTCATCATATTAAGAAGCATCAGAACATCTAAGAATTTTTCTGTCAGGGCCGGAAGCAAGGGAGCTAATAAACATGCGAGGTCAAGCTCGAAGAACCATCAGTTATCTCTCATGCTTGTTCTGGACTCCATGGCTCTCGTTATTTGCACGCTGCCCTTTGCAATAGTCTCTGTTCTGATGAGTCAATTTAACCTGCTCCCAGACTCCCAGGAGGGTAAGAACCTCGCCTTCGCCTCTTCCTTCTACTTACTGTACCTCAACCGTTGTTTAAATCTGCCCCTTTACTGCGTCAGTGGACAGAGATTCCGGAAAGCCCTGAAAAGCATTATATGCAACTACCCTTCTATCGGCGACCTTCGTTGCGCTACTAAAAATAGACGTCTCTCCAAAATCGACCAGTCTGTCAGCGGTCATGATCAGCCTTCTTCTCAGAAATCTGGGTCAAAAGATAAGGATGAGATATGTTACGATAACAGCCACATAGTCAAGACAGTAGACCAGAGATGCTTGACACAAAGTGTAGTCTCTGCTCCAGTCAGAGATAATCCTGACTCATCGATCTCCACCAGTGGCCAGCCCAACACAAGCACTGAGCATCAAAACCTTATCTGCTACAGTCTTAAAGATAACTCAATAATACGTGAAGCCGAAAAGGTCAAGCTTTCAACAATTAAACTAccgacattttaa
- the LOC106068708 gene encoding uncharacterized protein LOC106068708, which produces MIEKFSFTHWYFEPDRSIVVLFMIAFVSLFRNIYGHEDNTTIFMQLNWTLRELNTEQRNSTDSMSFPHLDVNVSTTYRSDFVTNESLHEWSLLEHKAFNTNITDKQNNGNQILQENEHEKSALKVSQTSEKMEELTRQSREKIVSPSSRSRPFVESSKSNDDYSDECSAMLYQCRPDCTNRHDSPCSCKIHCQKEGNCCNDFVRKCVSAPKKTPLTQCIDNHVMVTSCDERFDQGFLEDQKRRLAKSTLTRFLDNRSFQDIQDGCSSSQDIFQSLPVTDKVHSIHYKNVFCAICHNVSEVQFWTGYLNCPNILKTTPYQMSENMNNAALAFFATMTEKQIVHSLNEWKCLAILQPRQTDGQLCFELDNTTKVYRRSNILVLKLPEVTEHTVQFRVFRFHLSELPERAVKFSSQTNNILDLVNVEELNTTIALGDKCAQIRPYLHLCHDCDQHTLYWYCSMLKEKTAQEPCYDSVSYSYIAHSKYYVIKTSPAFNDREEDEVPSMFQLRLAMKYTFQTNRAIRGNVQTQMEQISRSLTSAVITSSHAFQFACNLSKDELSAETQNHEYTSYLYFDCQYDDKNLTDNETQASKDVADSKVNKMIKFGERCMTGLSNIPVRLPLTVNTAICIILPQTKYPEGFCSKNNMKWSTVRKKNAVLNGLSLEGIITIICCALSIMGLLLRLAFQNIVAVYKSYPGKVQFSLCLSLLLSYTFFLVGGMVEDGSLQCKVVGMLTHLAFLSALFWMNVTAFEIWRTFRHWSHQVVARGSTSLLVASLYAIGIPSMIVVGALLVEEFLPLSNFSPEYGIHNCWLNGGVAVAIYFIIPCSVLCCSNVLFVGLTLRGLRQQRTSISMIKFSSTQTTVNDTTIVVKISLLVGITWLLGLLAAAVDKQALWIIFTVINASLGFFISIVLVLNKRVYLAVKARCLCYSLDSVVSTQVKKH; this is translated from the exons ATGATAGAGAAGTTCTCTTTCACTCACTGGTATTTCGAACCCGATCGATCAATCGTTGTATTGTTTATGATtgcttttgtttcattattcCGAAATATATACGGACACGAAGACAATACAACTATTTTTATGCAACTGAATTGGACACTAAGAGAATTGAACACCGAACAAAGGAACTCGACTGATTCTATGTCTTTTCCTCACCTAGATGTCAATGTTTCAACAACCTATCGTAGTGACTTTGTAACTAATGAGTCTTTACATGAATGGTCTCTTCTGGAACACAAAGCATTTAATACCAACATcacagacaaacaaaataatgggaACCAAATCCTTCAAGAAAATGAACATGAGAAATCTGCTTTAAAGGTTTCACAGACCTCAGAAAAAATGGAAGAATTGACGCGGCAAAGCAGAGAGAAGATCGTGTCGCCGTCCAGTAGGTCAAGACCATTTGTAGAGTCTTCCAAAAGTAACGATGATTACAGTGATGAATGCTCCGCGATGCTGTATCAGTGCCGCCCAGACTGCACTAACAGACATGACTCGCCTTGCAGTTGTAAGATTCACTGCCAGAAGGAGGGAAACTGCTGCAACGATTTTGTCCGTAAGTGCGTGTCCGCGCCTAAAAAAACACCGTTGACTCAGTGTATTGACAACCACGTGATGGTGACGTCATGTGACGAGAGATTCGACCAAGGTTTTTTGGAAGACCAGAAGAGAAGGCTCGCCAAGTCAACTCTAACCAGATTCCTGGACAATCGCAGTTTCCAAGACATACAAGACGG ATGCTCCTCCAGTCAAgatatttttcaaagtttacCCGTGACGGACAAAGTACACTCCATCCactacaaaaatgtattttgcgCCATATGTCATAACGTCAGTGAGGTCCAGTTCTGGACTGGCTACTTAAACTGCCCCAACATCCTGAAAACTACGCCGTACCAGATGTCGGAGAACATGAACAATGCTGCCCTCGCCTTCTTTGCCACGATGACTGAGAAACAAATTGTGCACAGTCTAAACGAATGGAAATGTTTGGCCATTCTTCAACCCAGGCAAACGGATGGACAGTTGTGCTTTGAGCTGGACAATACTACAAAGGTGTACCGGAGATCGAATATTCTCGTGCTAAAGCTACCTGAAGTTACGGAGCATACAGTCCAATTTAGGGTATTTAGGTTTCACCTGTCTGAGTTACCTGAGAGAGCGGTGAAATTCAG CTCACAAACGAACAACATCCTTGACCTTGTTAATGTGGAGGAGCTCAACACTACCATAGCTCTGGGCGATAAATGCGCTCAAATTCGACCATACCTACATCTGTGTCATGACTGTGACCAGCACACCCTGTACTGGTATTGCTCCATGCTGAAAGAAAAAACTGCCCAAGAG CCCTGCTACGACTCAGTGTCCTACAGCTACATTGCGCATTCAAAGTACTATGTGATCAAAACGAGCCCAGCGTTCAACGACAGGGAGGAGG ATGAAGTCCCTAGCATGTTTCAACTTCGCCTAGCGATGAAGTATACATTCCAGACTAATCGCGCCATCCGAGGCAACGTCCAGACCCAGATGGAGCAGATCTCCCGCTCGTTGACGTCAGCTGTCATCACCTCATCACACGCCTTTCAATTTGCCTGCAACCTGTCTAAAGATGAG CTCTCAGCAGAAACACAGAATCACGAATATACCAGTTACCTCTACTTTGACTGTCAATACGATGATAAAAACTTGACAGACAATGAAACCCAAGCGTCCAAGGATGTTGCAGACTCCAAAGTGAACAAGATGATCAAATTCGGTGAGCGGTGCATGACGGGATTGTCCAATATTCCAGTCAGGCTGCCGCTGACAGTCAACACTGCAATCTGTATTATTTTG CCCCAAACGAAATATCCTGAAGGCTTCTGCtctaaaaataatatgaaatggTCAACAGTACGTAAGAAAAATGCAGTCCTCAACGGACTGTCCCTGGAAGGCATCATCACCATTATTTGCTGCGCCCTGTCTATAATGGGGCTACTTCTAAGACTGGCCTTCCAGAACATCGTGGCTGTCTACAAGAGTTACCCAGGGAAG gTACAGTTCAGTCTATGTCTCAGTCTTCTTCTGTCCTACACTTTCTTCTTGGTTGGTGGGATGGTTGAAGACGGGTCATTGCAGTGTAAAGTAGTGGGCATGCTGACCCACCTGGCCTTCCTATCAGCTCTCTTCTGGATGAATGTCACCGCTTTTGAGATCTGGAGGACTTTCAGACACTGGAGTCACCAG GTTGTGGCTAGAGGTAGTACAAGCCTCCTCGTTGCCAGCCTGTACGCCATTGGGATCCCATCAATGATTGTTGTCGGAGCGCTGCTGGTGGAGGAGTTCCTGCCCTTGTCTAACTTTTCCCCTGAGTACGGTATCCACAACTGCTGGCTGAACGGAGGCGTCGCCGTGGCGATATACTTCATCATTCCATGCAGTGTGCTGTGTTGTTCTAACGTCCTGTTTGTGGGACTTACTTTAAGG GGCTTGCGACAACAGAGGACCTCCATCTCAATGATCAAGTTCTCCAGCACGCAGACCACAGTCAACGACACAACCATAGTAGTCAAAATCAGCCTCCTAGTGGGCATCACGTGGCTGCTGGGTCTTCTGGCTGCTGCGGTGGACAAACAGGCTCTGTGGATCATCTTCACCGTCATCAACGCCTCCCTGGGCTTCTTCATCAGCATCGTTTTGGTGCTCAACAAGCGAGTCTACTTAGCCGTTAAAGCCAGGTGTCTGTGCTACAGCCTGGATAGCGTGGTCTCAACTCAAGTCAAGAAACACTAG